One Planctomycetia bacterium genomic window carries:
- a CDS encoding aminotransferase class V-fold PLP-dependent enzyme has product MTDVDDDAWREIAAQWSIAPGVTYLNHGSFGPPPRPLLEAREVWLRRVAGNPMEYLTRGIEQDRYLGEARQSLASLVGCSSDDLAFVENSTVGMNIVANSFSLSPGDRVLATDHEYGAVLRLWEGVCAKAGAQLIVRSLSYPIENDEALVAQLFAECDERTKLLIVSHVTSPTAVVLPLERICAKARRRGIAVCVDGPHAIAMREVNLQSLDCDFYVASLHKWLCAPFGTGFLYVHPRRQDAIRPLVISWGRTPPGVAKSWRDEFFWLGTRDPTGYLCVPAAIEFLANVGWERFRERTHQLAKYAKDLIVELTGLPPFTPDDVQWYGSMIALPLPDGDAPSLQRELVRRYGIEIPIIPWQGRRFVRPSCHLYTKRQHLEQLRDALHELLAEKH; this is encoded by the coding sequence ATGACTGACGTCGATGACGATGCATGGCGCGAGATTGCCGCACAGTGGTCGATCGCGCCCGGCGTGACGTACCTCAATCACGGCTCGTTCGGACCGCCGCCGCGGCCATTGCTGGAAGCTCGCGAAGTCTGGTTGCGTCGCGTGGCCGGCAACCCGATGGAGTATCTGACGCGTGGGATTGAGCAGGATCGCTATCTCGGCGAGGCGCGGCAATCGCTGGCGTCGCTTGTCGGCTGTTCGAGCGACGATTTGGCGTTCGTCGAGAACTCCACCGTCGGGATGAACATCGTCGCGAATAGTTTTTCGCTGAGCCCAGGCGATCGCGTCCTGGCGACCGACCATGAATACGGCGCGGTGCTGCGACTGTGGGAAGGCGTGTGCGCAAAGGCCGGCGCGCAGTTGATCGTGAGGTCGCTGTCGTATCCGATCGAGAACGACGAAGCATTGGTCGCACAGTTGTTCGCCGAGTGTGACGAGCGCACGAAATTGCTGATTGTGAGCCATGTGACGTCGCCGACAGCCGTGGTGCTGCCGTTGGAGCGGATCTGCGCCAAGGCGCGGCGGCGCGGGATCGCCGTTTGCGTCGACGGGCCACACGCGATCGCGATGCGCGAGGTGAATCTGCAATCGCTCGATTGCGATTTCTACGTGGCGAGCTTGCACAAATGGCTCTGCGCGCCGTTTGGGACCGGTTTTCTGTACGTGCATCCGCGTCGCCAGGACGCAATTCGGCCGCTGGTGATCAGTTGGGGACGTACGCCGCCAGGCGTGGCGAAAAGCTGGCGCGACGAATTCTTTTGGCTCGGCACACGCGATCCCACGGGCTACCTCTGCGTGCCGGCAGCCATTGAATTCTTGGCCAACGTCGGCTGGGAGCGCTTTCGCGAGCGGACACATCAATTGGCAAAATATGCCAAGGACTTGATCGTCGAACTCACGGGGCTGCCGCCGTTTACCCCGGACGACGTGCAATGGTACGGCTCAATGATCGCCCTCCCGCTTCCGGATGGCGACGCGCCAAGTTTGCAGCGCGAGTTGGTGCGGCGCTATGGAATCGAAATCCCGATCATCCCCTGGCAAGGACGGCGCTTCGTGCGCCCGTCGTGCCACCTCTACACGAAGCGGCAGCATCTGGAACAATTGCGCGATGCGCTCCACGAGTTGCTCGCCGAGAAAC